From the Pseudarthrobacter sp. MM222 genome, one window contains:
- the gatA gene encoding Asp-tRNA(Asn)/Glu-tRNA(Gln) amidotransferase subunit GatA: MTETNSDLIRNSAAQLAEKLAAREVSAVEVTQAHLDRIAAVDGKVHAFLHVNTDEALAVAAEVDAIRAAGGAAADELHALAGVPIAVKDLIVTVGQPTTAGSKILEGWHSPYDATVVKRLRAAKMPILGKTNLDEFAMGSSTEHSAYGPTHNPWDLDRIPGGSGGGSAAAVAAFEAPLALGTDTGGSIRQPGAVTGTVGVKPTYGGVSRYGAIAMASSLDQIGPVSRTVLDSALLHQVIGGHDPHDSTSLPDPLEDLVAAARTGNVDGMKIGIIKELHGEGYQAGVENRFNESLELLKAAGAEIVEVSCPNFKYALGAYYLVMPSEASSNLAKFDGVRYGLRVLPADGPMTIERVMGATRAAGFGDEVKRRIILGTYALSAGYYDAYYGSAQKVRTLIQRDFAAAFAKADVLISPTAPTTAFKLGEKLNDPLAMYLNDVATIPANMAGVPGLSLPGGLADEDGLPVGIQLLAPARQDARLYRVGAVLESLLEAQWGGPLLDRAPALTDDAVASHGGSH, encoded by the coding sequence GCTGGCCGAGAAGCTCGCCGCGCGCGAGGTCTCCGCCGTCGAGGTCACCCAGGCGCACCTGGACCGGATCGCCGCCGTCGACGGCAAGGTCCACGCCTTCCTGCACGTCAACACCGACGAGGCGCTCGCCGTCGCCGCCGAGGTGGACGCCATCCGCGCAGCCGGCGGCGCCGCCGCCGACGAACTGCACGCCCTCGCCGGCGTGCCGATCGCGGTCAAGGACCTCATCGTGACCGTCGGCCAGCCCACCACGGCCGGCTCGAAAATCCTCGAGGGCTGGCACAGCCCCTACGACGCCACCGTGGTCAAGCGCCTGCGCGCCGCGAAGATGCCGATCCTGGGCAAAACCAACCTGGACGAATTCGCGATGGGCTCCTCCACCGAGCACTCCGCCTACGGCCCCACCCACAACCCCTGGGACCTTGACCGCATCCCCGGCGGCTCAGGCGGCGGCTCCGCGGCCGCCGTGGCTGCCTTCGAGGCGCCGCTGGCCCTCGGCACGGACACCGGCGGTTCCATCCGCCAGCCCGGCGCCGTTACCGGCACCGTCGGCGTCAAGCCCACCTACGGCGGCGTCTCCCGCTACGGCGCGATCGCCATGGCCTCCTCGCTGGACCAGATCGGCCCGGTCTCCCGCACGGTGCTCGACTCGGCCCTGCTGCACCAGGTCATCGGCGGACACGATCCGCACGATTCCACCTCGCTGCCGGACCCGCTGGAGGACCTCGTGGCCGCCGCCCGGACCGGCAACGTTGACGGCATGAAGATCGGCATCATCAAGGAGCTCCACGGCGAGGGCTACCAGGCCGGCGTCGAGAACCGCTTCAATGAGTCCCTCGAGCTGCTCAAGGCCGCGGGCGCCGAGATCGTCGAGGTCTCCTGCCCCAACTTCAAGTACGCGCTGGGCGCCTACTACCTCGTCATGCCCTCCGAGGCGTCCTCCAACCTCGCCAAGTTCGACGGCGTCCGGTACGGCCTGCGGGTCCTGCCCGCGGACGGTCCGATGACCATCGAGCGTGTGATGGGAGCGACCCGGGCCGCCGGCTTCGGCGACGAGGTCAAGCGCCGCATCATCCTGGGCACCTACGCCCTGAGCGCCGGCTACTACGACGCCTACTACGGCTCGGCCCAGAAGGTGCGCACGCTGATCCAGCGCGACTTCGCCGCCGCCTTCGCCAAGGCGGACGTCCTGATCTCCCCGACGGCCCCCACCACGGCCTTCAAGCTCGGCGAGAAGCTCAACGACCCGCTGGCCATGTACCTCAACGACGTCGCGACCATCCCCGCCAACATGGCAGGTGTTCCCGGGCTCTCCCTGCCCGGTGGCCTGGCCGATGAGGACGGGTTGCCGGTTGGCATCCAGCTGCTGGCCCCGGCCCGCCAGGACGCCCGGCTCTACCGCGTCGGCGCCGTGCTTGAGTCCCTGCTCGAGGCGCAGTGGGGCGGGCCGCTGCTGGACCGTGCCCCCGCTCTCACCGATGACGCCGTCGCAAGCCACGGAGGTTCCCACTAA
- the gatB gene encoding Asp-tRNA(Asn)/Glu-tRNA(Gln) amidotransferase subunit GatB, translated as MTDATLSFEEAMEKYDPVLGFEVHVELNTKTKMFSSAPNVFGDEPNTNVNEVDLGMPGVLPVVNKTAIESSIKIGLALNCKIAERCRFARKNYFYPDTPKNFQTSQYDEPIAYDGYLDIELSDGTIFRVEIERAHMEEDAGKLTHMGGATGRIQGADYSLVDYNRSGVPLVEIVTKPIQGAGSRAPELAKAYVAAVREIVKNLGVSDARMERGNVRCDANVSLRPHGRERFGIRSETKNVNSLRAVEHAVRYEIQRHAAVLDSGEPVIQETRHWHEDTRTTTSGRAKSDADDYRYFPEPDLVPITASREWVEELRATLPEPPAARRKRLQADWGYADLEFRDVVNAGVMDEIEETIAAGATATVARKWWMGEIVGRAKNADVDPGQLGVTPATIVELNRMVEDGKINNKMATEVLDGVLAGEGTPAEIVEKRGLAVVSDDGPLLEAIDAALAAQPGVADKIRGGKVQAIGAIVGAVMKATRGQADAGRVKELILERLGVEG; from the coding sequence ATGACTGACGCAACCCTTAGCTTCGAAGAGGCGATGGAGAAGTACGATCCCGTCCTGGGCTTTGAGGTCCACGTGGAGCTCAACACCAAGACCAAGATGTTCTCCTCCGCGCCCAACGTCTTCGGCGACGAGCCCAACACCAACGTCAACGAGGTGGACCTCGGCATGCCCGGCGTGCTGCCTGTGGTGAACAAGACCGCGATCGAGTCCTCAATCAAGATCGGCCTGGCGCTGAACTGCAAGATCGCCGAGAGGTGCCGCTTCGCCCGGAAGAACTACTTCTACCCGGACACACCGAAGAACTTCCAGACCTCCCAGTACGACGAACCCATCGCGTACGACGGCTACCTGGACATCGAGCTCTCCGACGGCACGATCTTCCGCGTGGAGATCGAGCGCGCCCACATGGAGGAGGACGCCGGCAAGCTGACCCACATGGGGGGCGCCACCGGCCGCATCCAGGGCGCGGACTACTCCCTGGTGGACTACAACCGCTCCGGTGTGCCGCTGGTCGAGATCGTCACCAAGCCCATCCAGGGCGCGGGCAGCCGCGCTCCCGAACTCGCCAAGGCCTACGTGGCGGCAGTCCGCGAAATCGTGAAGAACCTCGGCGTCTCGGACGCGCGGATGGAACGGGGCAACGTCCGCTGCGACGCCAACGTCTCGCTCCGCCCGCACGGCCGCGAACGCTTCGGCATCCGCTCCGAGACCAAGAACGTCAACTCGCTGCGCGCCGTCGAACACGCCGTCCGCTACGAGATCCAGCGGCACGCCGCCGTGCTGGACTCGGGCGAGCCGGTCATCCAGGAGACCCGCCACTGGCACGAGGACACGCGGACCACGACGTCGGGCCGGGCCAAGTCCGACGCCGACGACTACCGCTACTTCCCCGAGCCGGACCTGGTGCCGATCACCGCGTCCCGCGAGTGGGTCGAGGAACTCCGGGCCACCCTGCCCGAGCCCCCGGCCGCCCGCCGCAAGCGCCTGCAGGCCGACTGGGGCTACGCCGACCTCGAGTTCCGCGACGTCGTCAACGCCGGCGTCATGGACGAGATCGAGGAAACCATCGCTGCCGGCGCCACCGCCACGGTGGCCCGCAAATGGTGGATGGGCGAGATCGTCGGACGCGCCAAGAACGCCGACGTCGATCCCGGCCAGCTTGGCGTCACACCGGCCACCATCGTGGAACTGAACCGGATGGTCGAGGACGGCAAGATCAACAACAAGATGGCCACCGAGGTCCTCGACGGCGTGCTCGCCGGCGAAGGCACTCCGGCGGAAATCGTCGAAAAGCGCGGCCTCGCCGTGGTCTCCGACGACGGCCCCCTCCTGGAAGCCATCGACGCGGCCCTCGCCGCGCAGCCCGGCGTCGCGGACAAGATCCGCGGCGGCAAGGTCCAGGCGATCGGCGCGATCGTCGGCGCCGTCATGAAGGCCACCCGCGGCCAGGCCGACGCCGGCCGGGTCAAGGAACTGATCCTGGAACGCCTCGGCGTCGAAGGCTAA